From Candidatus Berkelbacteria bacterium, one genomic window encodes:
- a CDS encoding transposase yields the protein MLLVSYLYGLSERRAETAVNDTLSMKYFVGLGVDEIVPDHSSLTRFKNRLLTGAGQTAYDNLLRDIIREAGRLGILFGSIQLVDAVHSLANVNLDQDRQRRQSGQPPRDPATRPGANGRFAIEPAKRRCE from the coding sequence ATGTTGCTTGTCAGTTATCTATACGGCTTAAGCGAACGACGCGCTGAAACCGCCGTCAACGACACACTCTCAATGAAATACTTCGTTGGGCTGGGTGTCGATGAAATTGTTCCCGACCACTCCAGCTTAACGCGCTTTAAAAATAGATTGCTGACGGGCGCTGGGCAAACGGCTTACGACAATTTGCTGCGAGACATTATCCGGGAAGCCGGTCGACTAGGGATCTTGTTCGGTTCCATTCAGCTGGTTGACGCCGTTCATAGCCTAGCCAATGTCAACCTCGACCAAGACCGCCAACGCCGGCAGAGCGGCCAACCGCCCAGAGACCCAGCCACCCGCCCCGGCGCCAATGGCCGCTTCGCCATCGAACCCGCCAAGCGGAGATGCGAGTAG